CTCTTGTCTTGTCTGCAGCTGGCCAGTGGATGGGTTTGGTCCAAAACGCCGCCCCTGCAAACAGCAGCCATTCGGTCAGGGTTGGGGAACGCTCTTGCTGGTACTGCTGCAGTTCTGCAGCCACCTCCGGGTAGCGTTCACTGCAATCCCGCCCCAACAGCAGCCAGAGCAAGGCACACCCAACCATGTCGTCCTGGCTGGCAACCCAAGGTTGCGCAGCGGCCTGACGAAGCTGTTCACATACCGTGGCAAAACCGGGCAAGCCATCCAATGTCACGGCCTCCGGATACAGCTCATGCAGGCCAGCCAGGCATCGCACTAGCTGGTGATATGCCGCGGCCAGATCCAGCGCTTGCCAGTCTTCGGCTGTCAGCACGAAATGACTACTCCGCGGCCATTGGCTGTCGGCGCTCATGCAGCGGTACTCGCCAGGGAAGGTCGCGTACCACCAGGCGTCAATCGGACCTAGCAACTGGTTGCGCTGCCCCGCCGGCAGGCCGTCATCCAGCAGTCGGGTTATCCGTGGGTCGTAGTAGCGCAGGTGATGCATCTGGCCATCCGGGTGAGGCTGCGCAAACAGGCGGCGCAGGTGACGCTGCACCTGCTCCGCAGGCTGTGCCGAATACAGCCAGCCCCCCACCATGGCATTGCCCCCCTTGCTTAGGGACTGGCGGATGCCATCCGTCCCCAACTGCGCCCAGAAGTGCTTCTGCTCTGCCGTCATGCCAGGCAAAATAGACAAGTCGATCAGCAGGGGTGCGCGCTCCGGCTCATGGGCAAAAAAAGCATCCTCAAGCACGATGGCCGCCGCAGTCGGTACGACCACGTCCTCCTCTGCCGCCAGCGGGTTGCCCTGGGTACGATCCAGCAGCAAGTACCAGCCTTGAGCACCAGAGGAAAACACCTCTGCCGGAAGCGCAGACAGGCTCATGTCCATTCGCGGCTCCATCAGAATGGGTACGGCGTACTGGCCGCCCCGGCATGAGCAGCATCAGCCGCCTGGAAGCTGCAAGGCTGCGGTGGTTTGAAAGAGGGGAATGGCACACTAGTGCTCGCCGGCCCGCTCCAGTCGTGGCTCGCCCCTTTGAAGCTCACCTTGCCCGGCGCGTGCAGTTCGATCTTGCCGTCCTTGATGCGGATGTAGGCGCCGCCGCAGGTCAGCAGCACCTCTTTCTTGCCGTTGAACAGCTGGCTGGCGCTCAGGCTGCTGATGGCTACGTCCTTATCCGCCGTCAGTTCCATCGCGTCGCTCTGCGCCTGCAGCTGCACCTTGCCCTTGGCGGCGATCAGCTTCAGCGTGACCCGGTCTTTCACCCCGGCCACGAACAGGCTGATGTGCTGGCCGACGTTGTGCAGCCAGCGTCGGCCACTGGTCTGGTTGAGATCGCGCTGCGCCACTTGGTCGATATTCGTGCCTGCGGCCAACGTCAGGGCGTTGTCAGTCGTCGCGGCCAGGCCGGCCGGGGCGCTGAGGATCATTAGCGGCTGCTGGCCGGCTTGAGCCAATCCCTCGCCTTTGGTGGCGGTCTTGCCGTCTTTATCGGTATTGCTGCCGGCTTCCCAGGCCTTGAGGGCGGCGGCGTGGTGTTGCAGGTGGCCGTCGGTTTTCTTTGCCCCTTTGCCGTTGTCGGGTTTGATTTCCTCCGGCCCGGTTTCCAGGGTGTCAGCCAGCTGCGCCGTGGCGGTGTCGGCGAGGGATTGCGCGAGGGCCAGCGCGGCGTCGAGCTGGCTTTGCGCGCCGTCGCGTGCCAGTTGTTTGCCGCCGGCGCCGGCTTGCGCTTCGGTGCTGAGCAGCAGGCCGTGCGCGGCGCGGATCGCCCCGTGCCGGTCGGTGCGCAGCTCGAAGCCGTCGCCGCGTGGTGTGGCTTTGCCGTCCTGCCGCGGGTAGGCGAGGTAGCCCTGGTTGAGCTGGGTGTGGCCGTGTTCGCTGCTGAGTTTCGCCCGCACTTCGCCCGGGCTGTCGTCGAACAGCAGCTCGTTGTACTGCCCGCCGTGGTGTTCTTTGGATTTGATGCCGGACAGCGTCTTGTTGCCTGGCAGGCTGCCGGCGCCGCTGAACGCCGGCGGCGGGTGGCTGCCGTTGTACAGCACGCCGGTAATCACCGGGCGGTCGATGTCGCCTTCGATGAAGTCGACCAGCACTTCCTGGCCGATACGCGGGATGAACTGGTGGCCCCAGGCGGCACCGGCACTGGGCATGGCGACGCGCAGCCAGCAACTGGAACGGTCGTCGAGGTTGGCGCCGATCTCCGGATGCTCATCTGGGCGCTGCCAGTGGAACTGCACCTTGATGCGGCCGTGGGCGTCGGTGTGCACTTCCTCGTTGGCGGGGCCGACCACGGTGGCGGTCTGCGCACCGCGGGCGCTGGGTTTGGCGTGGGCGCTGTCGGCGTAGGCCGGGGTGAGCGGCAGGCCGCGGCGCTGGGCGTCGAACTCGCTGCGGAACGGCGCGTCGCTGTCATCGCCGCTGGCGGCCAACGTTGGCCGCAAGGCGGTGGGCAGGCTGCGCGCCAGCTCGGCCGGCAGGTTGTTGCGTACGGTCAGCGTCTGGCGGGTGAGCACGAATTCGCGCTGCTCGGCGCCGTCGCCGTCGTGTGCCGGGTGGCCGTCGAGGCGGAACCACTGCCCGGCCACCAAGCCGCGCACCGCGCCGCCGCCGCTGAAAGTCTTGGCCTGCGCATCGTGCGCCTGCTGCCGCAGCCGCGCGTAGTGGCTGAGCTGCTCGGCATCGCTGGCGTAGTAGGCGCCGGGGGCGTCGTAGTGCTGCAAGCTGCTCTGCAGCCGGCTGCCGTCCAGACCCTGATCCAGCGCCGATTCGTCACCGCTGTGGCCGGTGGCCACCGGCTGGTAGTCGAACGTCGCCAGCGCCACACTGCCGGGCACGATCTGCCGGGCGCCGTCCCAGCGGGTGAGGCCGTCTTCCTCTTCCGTCGCATCGCTGCGATGGAAGCGCACCCGTTCGAGGTTGGCCGCCGGCAACGAATACGGGTCGTCAAAGGCCACCAGCTTGACCTGCGGCGTGTCGCCGTCCAGATGCGCGTAGCGCCAGCTCAAGCCTTCCTCGCGCAGCAGGCGGCAGATGAAGTCGTGGTCGGATTCGCGGTACTGCAGGCAGTAGCTGCGGCTGGGCAGGCTGCCTGCCAGTACGAAGTCCAGCGCCTGGCCGGCGGCGAACACCGGGTTGATTGCCGCGTGCTCGGCAAAGATCTGCCGCACGATAGC
This Vogesella sp. LIG4 DNA region includes the following protein-coding sequences:
- a CDS encoding DUF4123 domain-containing protein translates to MDMSLSALPAEVFSSGAQGWYLLLDRTQGNPLAAEEDVVVPTAAAIVLEDAFFAHEPERAPLLIDLSILPGMTAEQKHFWAQLGTDGIRQSLSKGGNAMVGGWLYSAQPAEQVQRHLRRLFAQPHPDGQMHHLRYYDPRITRLLDDGLPAGQRNQLLGPIDAWWYATFPGEYRCMSADSQWPRSSHFVLTAEDWQALDLAAAYHQLVRCLAGLHELYPEAVTLDGLPGFATVCEQLRQAAAQPWVASQDDMVGCALLWLLLGRDCSERYPEVAAELQQYQQERSPTLTEWLLFAGAAFWTKPIHWPAADKTRGVIA
- a CDS encoding type VI secretion system Vgr family protein, producing the protein MNLPDLLASFASAFNQDQRLLTLQLGHDQNGFQRWGQALLPLTLSGEEALAGDYRFRVECLSPDDGIELKTLLGLPVRLGIAGADGSESLRCGVVSSAEALGSDGGFAKYALTVEPPFALLRLRQTSRVFQDLSVEAIVRQIFAEHAAINPVFAAGQALDFVLAGSLPSRSYCLQYRESDHDFICRLLREEGLSWRYAHLDGDTPQVKLVAFDDPYSLPAANLERVRFHRSDATEEEDGLTRWDGARQIVPGSVALATFDYQPVATGHSGDESALDQGLDGSRLQSSLQHYDAPGAYYASDAEQLSHYARLRQQAHDAQAKTFSGGGAVRGLVAGQWFRLDGHPAHDGDGAEQREFVLTRQTLTVRNNLPAELARSLPTALRPTLAASGDDSDAPFRSEFDAQRRGLPLTPAYADSAHAKPSARGAQTATVVGPANEEVHTDAHGRIKVQFHWQRPDEHPEIGANLDDRSSCWLRVAMPSAGAAWGHQFIPRIGQEVLVDFIEGDIDRPVITGVLYNGSHPPPAFSGAGSLPGNKTLSGIKSKEHHGGQYNELLFDDSPGEVRAKLSSEHGHTQLNQGYLAYPRQDGKATPRGDGFELRTDRHGAIRAAHGLLLSTEAQAGAGGKQLARDGAQSQLDAALALAQSLADTATAQLADTLETGPEEIKPDNGKGAKKTDGHLQHHAAALKAWEAGSNTDKDGKTATKGEGLAQAGQQPLMILSAPAGLAATTDNALTLAAGTNIDQVAQRDLNQTSGRRWLHNVGQHISLFVAGVKDRVTLKLIAAKGKVQLQAQSDAMELTADKDVAISSLSASQLFNGKKEVLLTCGGAYIRIKDGKIELHAPGKVSFKGASHDWSGPASTSVPFPSFKPPQPCSFQAADAAHAGAASTPYPF